One window of Deinococcus metalli genomic DNA carries:
- a CDS encoding YqhA family protein, producing the protein MARDPAPLSRPRTPRSLTLAGAFGFTRLIVELGVLSAFAFSLALFVAAIAQAYVTIRSALGHLGDAHTTKTLIVAAVEQADTLLVGMALLIISFGLQALFVGRLQNVPAWLHIDSFDDLKQKLIGIVIVALAVNFFSVALEWKAGSDILVYGAAIAAVIVAVGTYSVILSRQGSARDEKHGDAPPADAQP; encoded by the coding sequence ATGGCCCGCGATCCCGCTCCCCTGTCCCGCCCGCGCACCCCGCGCTCGCTCACGCTGGCGGGCGCCTTCGGGTTCACGCGCCTGATCGTGGAGCTGGGCGTGCTGAGCGCCTTCGCATTCAGCCTCGCGCTGTTCGTGGCGGCCATCGCGCAGGCGTACGTGACGATCCGAAGTGCGCTGGGGCACCTGGGTGACGCCCACACCACCAAGACCCTGATCGTGGCGGCCGTCGAGCAGGCCGACACGTTGCTGGTGGGCATGGCGCTGCTGATCATCTCGTTCGGGTTGCAGGCGCTGTTCGTGGGCCGCCTGCAGAACGTCCCCGCGTGGCTACACATCGACTCCTTCGATGACCTGAAGCAGAAACTGATCGGCATCGTGATCGTGGCGCTCGCCGTGAACTTCTTCAGCGTGGCCTTGGAGTGGAAGGCCGGCTCGGACATCCTGGTGTACGGCGCGGCCATCGCCGCCGTGATCGTGGCGGTCGGCACGTACTCCGTGATCCTCTCGCGCCAGGGCTCCGCCCGAGACGAGAAGCACGGGGACGCCCCGCCCGCCGATGCCCAGCCTTGA
- a CDS encoding tRNA (adenine(22)-N(1))-methyltransferase TrmK — translation MPSLDARLEAALALIHAEVHADIGSDHAALPVELVRRGRVRRAVVVELTPGPLDVARQAVARAGLAGHIDVRAGNGFAPLAPGEVHSASITGMGARTILGILRRAGEEVPPALVLQPNDSAPLLRRWAGEAGFHVTAERLAAGFWNYAVLRFERRPGPDPAYTDLPLAAALEYGPHLLRAADPLLLAQVHADIAHLTPLAAPGRPTQDALETARTALSWLTDPENKKPALRGR, via the coding sequence ATGCCCAGCCTTGACGCCCGCCTGGAGGCCGCGCTGGCCCTGATCCACGCGGAGGTCCATGCGGACATCGGCAGCGACCACGCCGCGCTGCCGGTCGAACTCGTCCGGCGCGGCCGGGTGCGGCGGGCCGTCGTCGTGGAACTCACGCCCGGCCCGCTGGACGTCGCCCGGCAGGCCGTCGCCCGCGCAGGGCTGGCCGGGCACATCGACGTGCGGGCCGGGAACGGCTTCGCGCCCTTGGCGCCCGGCGAAGTGCACAGCGCCAGCATCACCGGCATGGGCGCCCGCACCATCCTGGGCATCCTGCGCCGGGCCGGGGAGGAGGTGCCGCCCGCGCTGGTCCTGCAACCGAACGACTCGGCGCCCCTTCTGCGCCGCTGGGCCGGAGAGGCCGGCTTCCACGTGACCGCCGAGCGCCTCGCAGCCGGGTTCTGGAACTACGCCGTGCTGCGCTTCGAGCGGCGGCCCGGCCCCGATCCGGCCTACACCGATCTGCCGCTGGCCGCCGCGCTGGAGTACGGTCCACACCTGCTGCGCGCCGCCGATCCGCTGCTCCTCGCGCAGGTGCACGCCGATATCGCCCACCTGACCCCCCTGGCCGCACCGGGCCGCCCGACGCAGGACGCCCTGGAGACTGCCCGCACAGCCCTCAGCTGGCTCACGGACCCAGAAAATAAAAAACCCGCCCTTCGCGGACGGTGA